In one window of Skermanella rosea DNA:
- a CDS encoding cold-shock protein, with product MSFDDGAQARALVKWFNVTKGFGFVAPVDGSPDAFLHISVLNRAGLQELSDGTEILCTISQGPKGPQVTRIVEVVGGAPASARPAGGDRYGDRGGDRGYGGGDRYGDRDSYGGGDRYGSDRGGYGGGGYGGGDRYGDSDYGAPSGGPEVEMSGTVKWFKPDKGFGFVTADDASKDVFVHKSVLRRCGLMQLEAGQRVQMRVQDAAKGREATWIMPL from the coding sequence ATGTCGTTCGACGATGGCGCCCAGGCTCGGGCCCTGGTGAAATGGTTCAATGTAACCAAGGGCTTTGGTTTCGTCGCTCCGGTTGACGGATCTCCGGACGCATTCCTCCACATCTCGGTATTGAACAGGGCGGGCCTGCAGGAGCTGAGCGACGGCACCGAGATCCTGTGCACGATCAGCCAGGGGCCGAAGGGTCCCCAGGTGACGCGGATCGTCGAAGTGGTCGGCGGCGCGCCGGCCTCCGCCCGCCCCGCCGGCGGCGACCGTTACGGCGATCGCGGCGGCGACCGTGGCTACGGCGGCGGCGACCGCTACGGCGACCGTGACAGCTATGGCGGCGGCGACCGCTACGGCAGCGATCGCGGCGGCTATGGCGGCGGCGGTTACGGCGGCGGCGACCGCTACGGCGACAGCGACTACGGCGCGCCCTCGGGCGGCCCGGAAGTCGAGATGTCGGGCACGGTCAAGTGGTTCAAGCCGGACAAGGGCTTTGGCTTCGTCACCGCCGACGACGCGAGCAAGGACGTCTTCGTCCATAAGAGCGTGCTGCGCCGCTGCGGTCTGATGCAGCTGGAGGCCGGCCAGCGCGTGCAGATGCGCGTGCAGGACGCCGCCAAGGGCCGCGAAGCGACCTGGATCATGCCGCTCTGA
- a CDS encoding acyl-CoA dehydrogenase C-terminal domain-containing protein — protein MPTYKAPLDDVRFVLNEVFAVGRLAELPGHEDHTPDLIEAVLEEGAKFAENELQPLNRSGDEEGCHYENGVVRTPTGFKEAYAKFIEGGWTGVSCDPDYGGQGLPHVVNFILEEFICSANLSFGMYPGLSHGAYNALSLHGTDELKRTYLPKLVDGTWSGTMCLTEPHCGTDLGMIRTRAVPDGSGDGSYSVTGTKIFISAGEHDLTENILHLVLAKLPDAPAGTRGISLFLVPKFLPREDGTPGMRNGVMCGSIEHKMGIKASSTCVMNFEGAKGWLVGQPHKGMRAMFTMMNAARLGVGIQGLGLAEVSYQNAVTYARERLQGRSLTGAKAPDKPADPIIVHPDVRKTLLTMRAHTEGCRALAAWVGMNIDVSIKHPDPEVRREADDLVALMTPVVKAFFTDHGFDATNMGMQLYGGHGYIREYGMEQFVRDARIAQIYEGTNAIQALDLVGRKLPQDMGRLLRRFFHPVSELLEETQEDPELLEFVIPLAKAFGKLQQATALVAQRGMKNADEAGAASTDYLRMFALVALGYMWLRMVKAAKEKLPEADGRAGFYDSKVKTGRFYMTKLLPQVNGLFLTIMAGSQVLMDMDADAF, from the coding sequence ATGCCGACCTACAAGGCGCCTCTGGACGATGTCCGTTTCGTGCTCAACGAAGTCTTCGCGGTCGGCAGGCTCGCCGAGTTGCCGGGCCATGAGGACCATACGCCCGACCTGATCGAGGCGGTGCTGGAGGAAGGGGCGAAGTTCGCCGAGAACGAGCTCCAGCCGCTCAACCGCTCCGGCGACGAGGAGGGCTGCCACTACGAGAACGGCGTGGTGCGGACGCCTACGGGCTTCAAGGAAGCCTACGCCAAGTTCATCGAGGGCGGCTGGACGGGGGTTTCCTGCGATCCGGACTATGGCGGCCAGGGGCTGCCGCATGTGGTGAACTTCATACTGGAGGAGTTCATCTGCTCGGCCAACCTGTCGTTCGGCATGTATCCCGGCCTCAGCCACGGCGCCTACAACGCGCTGTCGCTGCACGGCACGGACGAGCTGAAGCGGACGTACCTGCCGAAGCTGGTGGACGGCACCTGGTCGGGGACCATGTGCCTGACCGAGCCGCACTGCGGCACCGACCTGGGCATGATCCGCACCCGGGCGGTGCCCGACGGGTCGGGCGACGGCAGCTATTCGGTCACCGGCACCAAGATCTTCATCTCGGCCGGGGAGCACGACCTGACCGAGAACATCCTTCACCTGGTGCTGGCGAAGCTGCCGGACGCGCCGGCCGGGACGCGGGGCATCAGCCTGTTCCTGGTGCCCAAGTTCCTGCCGCGCGAGGACGGGACGCCGGGCATGCGGAACGGCGTGATGTGCGGCTCGATCGAGCACAAGATGGGCATCAAGGCGTCCAGCACCTGCGTGATGAATTTCGAGGGCGCCAAGGGCTGGCTGGTCGGGCAGCCGCACAAGGGCATGCGCGCCATGTTCACCATGATGAACGCGGCCCGGCTGGGCGTCGGCATCCAGGGGCTGGGCCTCGCGGAGGTCAGCTACCAGAACGCCGTGACCTATGCCCGCGAGCGGCTCCAGGGGCGGTCGCTGACGGGGGCCAAGGCGCCGGACAAGCCGGCGGACCCGATCATCGTCCATCCCGACGTGCGCAAGACCCTGCTGACCATGCGGGCGCATACCGAGGGGTGCAGGGCGCTGGCCGCCTGGGTCGGCATGAACATCGACGTGTCCATCAAGCATCCCGACCCGGAAGTTCGGCGCGAGGCCGACGACCTGGTGGCGCTGATGACCCCGGTGGTGAAGGCGTTCTTCACCGACCACGGGTTCGACGCGACCAACATGGGCATGCAGCTGTACGGCGGGCACGGCTATATCCGGGAATACGGGATGGAGCAGTTCGTCCGCGACGCCCGGATCGCCCAGATCTACGAGGGGACCAACGCGATCCAGGCGCTGGACCTGGTCGGCCGCAAGCTGCCCCAGGACATGGGCCGGCTGCTGCGCCGCTTCTTCCACCCCGTCTCGGAGCTGCTGGAGGAGACTCAGGAGGATCCGGAGCTGCTGGAGTTCGTGATCCCGCTGGCCAAGGCGTTCGGCAAGCTCCAGCAGGCGACCGCGCTGGTCGCCCAGAGGGGCATGAAGAACGCGGACGAGGCGGGGGCCGCCTCCACCGACTATCTGCGGATGTTCGCGCTGGTGGCGCTGGGCTACATGTGGCTTCGCATGGTCAAGGCGGCGAAGGAGAAGCTGCCCGAGGCCGACGGCCGGGCGGGGTTCTACGATAGCAAGGTCAAGACCGGGCGGTTCTACATGACCAAGCTGCTGCCCCAGGTCAACGGCCTGTTCCTGACCATCATGGCCGGCTCGCAGGTGCTGATGGACATGGACGCCGACGCTTTCTGA
- a CDS encoding 3-hydroxyacyl-CoA dehydrogenase/enoyl-CoA hydratase family protein, with amino-acid sequence MEIRSAAVIGAGVMGSGIAAHIANAGIPVFLLDIVPQEVKDGRGNDRSVVARTAIEKMLKTEPAPFMHKRNARLVTPGNIEDDLEKLAGVDWIVEAVVENPAVKADLYARLDAVRKPGSIVSSNTSTIPLKNLIEGRGDGFARDFMITHFFNPPRYMRLLEVVAGPDTRPEAVEALSRFADVRLGKGVVRCKDRPGFIANRIGTYWIQAAINQAMDLGLTVEEADAVVGRPMGIPKTGVFGLVDLVGLDLMPYVSRSLLNTLPADDPYRAIHREPELFTRMIAEGYTGRKGKGGFYRLNRSGGGRVKEAIDLATGQYRPSEKPSLESVGAAKQGLRALVEHPDRGGTYARRVLVDLLAYAASLVPEIADDVTAVDQAMRLGYNWKFGPFELIDQLGADWLAGALRDEGKPVPALLEKAAGKGFYRTEGGRLEFLTVDGGYAEVVRPEGVLLLSDVKRGSKPIKRNGSAALWDIGDGVACLEFTGKMNALDGDVMALIQKAIGMIGDGTGEWKALVVHNEGDNFSVGVNLGLALFAVNIALWPQVEQSVQEGQETYKALKYAPFPVVAAPSGMALGGGCEILLHCDAVQAHAETYMGLVEVGVGVIPGWGGCKEMLTRATLNRKRPGGPMPPIAQVFETISLAKVAKSADEARDLMFLRPTDGITMNRDRLLADAKAKALELAENYAPPEPATLRLPGPTARAALRMAVDGFRQQGKATDHDVVVSGALAEVLSGGDTDITEEVDEDRLLELERESFMKLVRTRATVARIEHMLTTGKPLRN; translated from the coding sequence ATGGAAATCCGCAGCGCCGCCGTGATCGGCGCCGGCGTGATGGGCAGCGGCATCGCCGCGCACATCGCCAATGCCGGCATCCCGGTCTTCCTGCTCGACATCGTGCCGCAGGAGGTCAAGGACGGGCGAGGCAACGACCGCAGCGTCGTGGCCCGCACGGCGATCGAGAAGATGCTGAAGACCGAGCCGGCGCCCTTCATGCACAAGCGCAACGCTCGGCTGGTGACCCCCGGCAACATCGAGGACGACCTGGAGAAGCTGGCCGGGGTGGACTGGATCGTCGAGGCCGTGGTCGAGAACCCGGCGGTCAAGGCGGACCTCTATGCCCGGCTGGACGCGGTGCGGAAGCCGGGGTCGATCGTCTCCTCCAACACCTCGACCATCCCGCTGAAGAACCTGATCGAGGGGCGGGGCGATGGGTTCGCCCGGGACTTCATGATCACCCACTTCTTCAACCCGCCGCGCTACATGCGGCTGCTGGAGGTGGTCGCCGGGCCGGACACGCGGCCCGAGGCGGTCGAGGCCCTGAGCCGCTTCGCCGACGTGCGGCTGGGCAAGGGCGTGGTCCGGTGCAAGGACCGGCCGGGCTTCATCGCCAACCGGATCGGGACATACTGGATCCAGGCCGCGATCAACCAGGCGATGGACCTGGGGCTGACCGTGGAGGAGGCCGACGCTGTCGTGGGCCGGCCCATGGGCATCCCCAAGACGGGCGTGTTCGGGCTGGTCGATCTCGTCGGGCTGGACCTGATGCCCTATGTCAGCCGCTCGCTGTTGAACACCCTGCCGGCGGACGACCCGTACCGGGCGATCCACCGGGAGCCGGAGCTGTTCACCCGCATGATCGCCGAAGGCTATACCGGGCGGAAGGGCAAGGGCGGCTTCTACCGGCTGAACAGGTCGGGCGGCGGCCGGGTGAAGGAGGCGATCGACCTGGCGACGGGGCAGTACCGCCCGTCGGAGAAACCCTCGCTGGAGAGCGTGGGTGCGGCGAAGCAGGGGCTTCGGGCGCTGGTCGAGCATCCGGACCGGGGCGGCACCTATGCCCGCCGGGTGCTGGTGGACCTGCTGGCCTATGCCGCGTCGCTGGTGCCGGAGATCGCGGACGACGTGACCGCGGTCGATCAGGCCATGCGGCTGGGCTACAACTGGAAGTTCGGGCCGTTCGAGCTGATCGACCAGCTGGGGGCGGACTGGCTGGCCGGGGCCTTGAGGGACGAGGGCAAGCCGGTGCCGGCGCTGCTGGAGAAGGCGGCGGGGAAAGGATTCTACCGGACCGAGGGCGGCAGGCTGGAGTTCCTGACGGTGGACGGGGGCTATGCCGAGGTGGTCCGGCCCGAGGGCGTGCTGCTGCTGTCCGACGTCAAGCGCGGGTCGAAGCCGATCAAGCGGAACGGCTCGGCCGCCCTGTGGGACATCGGAGACGGTGTCGCCTGCCTGGAGTTCACCGGCAAGATGAACGCGCTGGACGGCGACGTGATGGCGCTGATCCAGAAGGCGATCGGCATGATCGGCGACGGCACGGGCGAGTGGAAGGCGCTGGTCGTCCATAACGAGGGCGACAATTTCTCGGTCGGCGTCAATCTCGGGCTGGCGCTGTTCGCGGTCAACATCGCCCTGTGGCCGCAGGTGGAACAGTCGGTCCAGGAGGGACAGGAGACCTACAAGGCGCTGAAATACGCCCCCTTCCCCGTGGTCGCGGCGCCGTCGGGCATGGCGCTGGGCGGCGGCTGCGAGATCCTGCTGCATTGCGACGCGGTGCAGGCCCATGCCGAGACCTACATGGGGCTGGTCGAGGTCGGCGTCGGGGTGATCCCCGGCTGGGGCGGCTGCAAGGAGATGCTGACCCGGGCGACCCTGAACAGGAAGCGGCCGGGCGGGCCGATGCCGCCGATCGCCCAGGTGTTCGAGACGATCAGCCTGGCCAAGGTGGCGAAGTCGGCGGACGAGGCGCGCGACCTGATGTTCCTGCGCCCGACCGACGGCATCACCATGAACCGCGACCGGCTGCTGGCCGACGCCAAGGCGAAGGCGCTGGAACTGGCGGAGAACTACGCCCCGCCGGAGCCGGCGACGCTGCGGCTGCCGGGGCCGACCGCGCGGGCGGCGTTGCGGATGGCGGTGGACGGGTTCCGCCAACAGGGCAAGGCGACGGACCACGACGTGGTGGTCTCCGGCGCGCTGGCCGAGGTGCTGAGCGGCGGCGACACCGACATCACGGAGGAGGTGGACGAGGACCGGCTGCTGGAGCTGGAGCGCGAGAGCTTCATGAAGCTGGTCCGCACCCGTGCCACCGTCGCCCGGATCGAACACATGCTGACCACCGGCAAGCCGCTGCGCAACTGA
- a CDS encoding thioesterase family protein, producing MNLVFRMVKVLLAALFGRRRDLMDESVLTFRVWPNDLDVNLHMNNGRYLTIMDLGRADLMIRCGLARPILRNRWMPVLGGVSVRFRRSLKPFERFRLHTRVVGWDAKWVYMEHRIESMDARVAAAATVRGLFKSRAGTVEPAEILRLLGRDVESPPITRPVPPHPHMTEEI from the coding sequence ATGAACCTGGTCTTCCGCATGGTCAAGGTCCTGCTGGCCGCCCTGTTCGGGCGGCGGCGGGACCTAATGGACGAGTCGGTCCTGACGTTCCGGGTGTGGCCGAACGACCTGGACGTCAATCTTCACATGAACAACGGCCGCTACCTGACCATCATGGACCTCGGCCGGGCGGACCTGATGATCCGGTGCGGGCTGGCTCGGCCGATCCTGAGGAACCGGTGGATGCCGGTGCTGGGCGGGGTCAGCGTCCGCTTCCGGCGGTCGCTGAAGCCGTTCGAGCGGTTCAGGCTGCATACCCGCGTCGTGGGCTGGGACGCTAAGTGGGTCTACATGGAACACCGCATCGAGTCGATGGACGCCCGAGTCGCGGCGGCCGCGACGGTGCGCGGGCTGTTCAAAAGCCGGGCCGGAACGGTCGAACCGGCCGAAATACTGCGGCTCCTGGGCCGGGATGTCGAATCTCCGCCTATTACCCGGCCCGTTCCCCCGCACCCTCATATGACCGAAGAAATATGA
- a CDS encoding LuxR C-terminal-related transcriptional regulator — MRILIGDDHALFREGLNRLLEQIFSDADYVQAATYQDVMAQCSGSEPPDLILTDLQMPGWPGFDGIRQIKALLPKTALVVVSASESGADARQAIEHGAGGFIPKSSSVQIMVSALRLVLAGGVYVPHALMNASGTSGLTSVPRDHAVVAEPASGVSLTQRQRDVLGCLREGKSNKQIAYELGLSEGTVKIHVTAIFKSLGVKNRTQAVISASRYAMR; from the coding sequence ATGCGTATTTTGATCGGGGACGACCACGCGCTGTTCCGCGAAGGACTCAATCGGCTGCTGGAGCAGATTTTTTCGGACGCCGACTATGTCCAGGCGGCGACCTACCAGGACGTCATGGCGCAATGCTCGGGAAGCGAGCCGCCCGACCTGATCCTGACCGACCTGCAGATGCCGGGCTGGCCCGGTTTCGACGGCATCCGCCAGATCAAGGCGCTGCTGCCCAAGACCGCGCTGGTGGTGGTGTCCGCGTCGGAGAGCGGCGCCGACGCCCGTCAGGCGATCGAGCACGGCGCCGGCGGATTCATCCCCAAGTCGTCGAGCGTGCAGATCATGGTCAGCGCGCTGCGGCTGGTGCTGGCCGGCGGCGTCTATGTGCCGCACGCCCTGATGAACGCGTCCGGGACCAGCGGCCTGACCAGCGTGCCGCGCGACCATGCCGTGGTGGCCGAGCCGGCCTCCGGCGTCAGCCTGACCCAGCGCCAGCGCGACGTCCTGGGCTGCCTGCGCGAGGGCAAGTCCAACAAGCAGATCGCCTACGAGCTGGGCCTGTCCGAAGGCACGGTGAAGATCCACGTGACGGCGATCTTCAAGTCGCTGGGCGTCAAGAACCGCACCCAGGCGGTGATCAGCGCGTCCCGCTACGCGATGCGCTGA
- a CDS encoding long-chain-fatty-acid--CoA ligase yields MADPAAKLSEFPWARSYPADIDWHADIPTAPLHRLMDDAVARFGDRPCIDFMDKRYTYAQVGALVDKAAKGFQDMGVGKGSKVGLFLPNTPYFVICYYGVLKAGGTVVNFNPLYAEREIAKQIEDSDTDIMVTLDLAVLYGKIAKMLGQTRLKRIVVARMADILPFPKNWLFPIVKRKEVARIPSDDRHLAFSRLIANAGRPAPVEIDPGEDVAVLQYTGGTTGVPKGAMLTHANIYANAIQSRLWCTDAKPGQERMLGVLPLFHVFAMTGVMNLPLVLGAEMVLVPRFELDNVIRLIQSKKPTLFPAVPTIYTAIVNHKDIGSYDLSSIRFCLSGGAPLPVEVKHAFETKTGCKLVEGYGLSESSPVATANPMYGVNKAGSIGIPLPGTVIEIVSLDDRSRLVSPGEKGEVCIRGPQVMKGYWKRPGETAEALADGRLHTGDVGYMDEDGYTFIVDRIKDMILCGGYNVYPRNVEEAIYLHPAVAECVVAGVPDPYRGQTVKAYVKLAEGHGLTREDLAEFLRDKLSPIEIPKHLEIRDELPKTMIGKLSRKALLEEEARRSGRQTQD; encoded by the coding sequence ATGGCCGATCCGGCAGCGAAGCTCTCAGAGTTCCCGTGGGCGCGTTCGTATCCCGCGGATATCGACTGGCACGCCGACATCCCGACGGCGCCGCTCCATCGCCTCATGGACGATGCGGTCGCCCGATTCGGCGACAGGCCGTGCATCGACTTCATGGACAAGCGGTACACCTACGCCCAGGTCGGCGCCCTGGTCGACAAGGCGGCGAAGGGCTTCCAGGACATGGGCGTTGGGAAGGGCAGCAAGGTCGGGCTGTTCCTGCCCAACACGCCCTATTTCGTGATCTGCTATTACGGCGTGCTGAAGGCCGGCGGCACCGTGGTCAACTTCAACCCGCTCTACGCCGAGCGGGAGATCGCCAAGCAGATCGAGGACAGCGACACCGACATCATGGTCACGCTCGACCTGGCGGTGCTCTACGGCAAGATCGCCAAGATGCTCGGCCAGACGCGGCTGAAGCGGATCGTCGTCGCCCGCATGGCCGACATCCTGCCCTTCCCGAAGAACTGGCTGTTCCCGATCGTCAAGCGCAAGGAGGTCGCCCGCATCCCGTCAGACGACCGGCACCTGGCCTTCTCCCGGCTGATCGCCAATGCCGGCCGGCCGGCCCCGGTGGAGATCGATCCCGGCGAGGACGTGGCGGTGCTCCAGTATACCGGCGGGACCACCGGCGTTCCCAAGGGCGCCATGCTGACCCACGCCAACATCTACGCCAACGCCATCCAGTCGCGCCTGTGGTGCACCGACGCCAAGCCGGGGCAGGAGCGCATGCTGGGCGTGCTGCCGCTGTTCCACGTCTTCGCCATGACCGGCGTGATGAACCTGCCGCTGGTGCTCGGCGCCGAGATGGTGCTGGTCCCCCGGTTCGAGCTGGACAACGTGATCCGGCTGATCCAGTCCAAGAAGCCGACGCTGTTCCCCGCGGTGCCGACCATCTACACCGCGATCGTCAACCACAAGGACATCGGCTCCTACGACCTGTCGTCGATCCGCTTCTGCCTGTCGGGCGGGGCGCCCCTGCCGGTCGAGGTGAAGCACGCGTTCGAGACCAAGACCGGCTGCAAGCTGGTCGAGGGCTACGGCCTGTCGGAAAGCTCGCCCGTCGCCACGGCCAACCCCATGTACGGGGTCAACAAGGCCGGCTCGATCGGCATCCCGCTGCCGGGCACCGTGATCGAGATCGTCAGCCTGGACGACCGCTCCCGCCTGGTTTCCCCGGGCGAGAAGGGCGAGGTCTGCATCCGCGGCCCGCAGGTGATGAAGGGATACTGGAAGCGCCCGGGCGAAACCGCGGAGGCGCTGGCCGACGGCCGCCTGCATACCGGCGACGTCGGGTACATGGACGAGGACGGCTACACCTTCATCGTCGACCGGATCAAGGACATGATCCTGTGCGGCGGCTACAACGTCTATCCGCGCAACGTGGAGGAGGCGATCTACCTGCATCCCGCCGTCGCGGAATGCGTGGTCGCCGGCGTGCCCGACCCCTACCGGGGGCAGACCGTCAAGGCCTATGTCAAGCTGGCCGAAGGCCACGGGCTGACGCGCGAGGACCTGGCGGAATTCCTGCGCGACAAGCTGTCGCCCATCGAGATCCCCAAGCACCTGGAGATCCGCGACGAGCTGCCGAAGACCATGATCGGCAAGCTGTCCCGCAAGGCTCTGCTGGAGGAGGAAGCCCGCCGCTCCGGCCGCCAGACCCAGGACTGA
- a CDS encoding sensor histidine kinase has protein sequence MAVGPDSLVAGAVSREADRSLMLARSLTRRLRFVAVLTVVFVAGLTAVFLLLFREVEFREQAVRTTYETRVVLETLRGAFDRLAASGAERPDLRRERIAEVGEALSTLSRVAAGDGANRPDLERLVGFVRERLDEPDGPGDPAEVDRRIEALQAGQEADLRERVAWIDRLGDCALYGGGALGCAKVLILGVLLGQAARMARREADMIDERAVLLRELNHRVGNSLATAVAFLQLQAAQISDPRLLGTFREAQNRIMALGEVHRRLLQAEAVTALDLSTLLPGLAGELARSLGAEERVSVTADPAVVPVETAIALAIIMTELTTNAVLHGCRKDVGCDVAIRLDAGTDGGLSLSVRDSGGGLPADFDPQASGKAGLRIVTALVDQVGGSLSYEADGFTEARVSVPPP, from the coding sequence GTGGCGGTAGGGCCGGACTCGCTCGTCGCGGGCGCGGTGTCCCGGGAAGCCGACCGGTCCCTGATGCTGGCGCGCTCCCTGACCCGGCGGCTGCGGTTCGTGGCCGTCCTGACGGTGGTCTTCGTCGCCGGGCTCACGGCGGTCTTCCTGCTGCTGTTCCGCGAGGTCGAATTCCGGGAGCAGGCGGTCCGGACCACCTACGAGACGCGCGTCGTCCTGGAGACCCTGCGGGGCGCCTTCGACCGGTTGGCGGCTTCCGGAGCGGAGCGGCCGGACCTCCGCCGCGAGCGCATCGCCGAGGTCGGGGAGGCGCTTTCGACCCTCTCCCGGGTGGCGGCCGGCGACGGTGCCAACCGCCCGGACCTGGAGCGGCTCGTCGGGTTCGTCCGGGAGAGGCTGGACGAACCCGACGGACCCGGCGACCCCGCCGAGGTCGACCGGCGGATCGAGGCGCTCCAGGCCGGCCAGGAGGCCGACCTGAGGGAGAGGGTCGCCTGGATCGACCGCCTGGGCGACTGCGCCTTGTACGGGGGAGGGGCGCTCGGCTGCGCGAAGGTCCTGATCCTGGGCGTGCTGCTCGGGCAGGCGGCCCGTATGGCGCGGCGCGAGGCGGACATGATCGACGAGCGGGCGGTCCTGCTGCGGGAACTGAACCACAGGGTCGGCAACAGCTTGGCGACCGCCGTCGCGTTCCTCCAGCTCCAGGCGGCGCAGATCAGCGATCCGCGGCTGCTCGGGACTTTCCGGGAGGCCCAGAACCGTATCATGGCGCTGGGCGAGGTGCACAGGCGGCTGCTCCAGGCGGAAGCCGTCACGGCCCTGGACCTCTCGACCCTGCTGCCCGGCCTCGCCGGCGAACTGGCGCGGAGCCTGGGGGCCGAGGAGCGGGTCTCGGTCACCGCCGATCCAGCCGTCGTTCCGGTCGAGACGGCCATCGCCCTGGCCATCATCATGACCGAGCTGACGACCAACGCCGTGCTCCACGGCTGCCGGAAGGATGTCGGCTGCGACGTGGCGATCCGGCTGGACGCGGGAACGGACGGCGGCCTCTCCCTGTCGGTGCGGGACTCGGGCGGAGGACTGCCGGCGGATTTCGACCCGCAGGCGTCCGGCAAGGCCGGCCTGCGGATCGTTACCGCGCTGGTGGATCAGGTCGGGGGAAGCTTGAGCTACGAGGCCGACGGCTTCACCGAGGCCCGGGTGAGCGTACCGCCGCCATGA
- a CDS encoding osmoprotectant NAGGN system M42 family peptidase: MAPNGTDGQALVPPARPAIDMDYVLSMLESLLKIPSPTGYTDEIVHFCGRELKRLGIPFELTRRGAIRADIKGRLNSPDRAIVAHVDTLGAQVKGLKSNGRLEVVAIGTWSARFAEGARCTIFTDHGSYRGTILPLKASGHTYNEEIDTQPVAWTNLEVRVDAVCSNTADLIRHGFNVGDFVAIDPQPEFQPNGFINSRHLDDKAGVAVLFGAAKAVIDAGVELPVDCHLLLTISEEVGSGASSVLHGDVAEMVSIDNATPAPGQNSRESGVTIAMADSTGPFDYHLTHKLLDLCSDYDIRHQRDIFRFYRCDSAAAIEAGNDIRTALVCFGVDSSHGYERTHVHALRSLAELVALYMQSDVTFERDRHAMGPLTGFPHQKTEPAEAAE, from the coding sequence GTGGCTCCGAACGGGACGGACGGCCAGGCGCTCGTGCCCCCGGCCCGGCCGGCGATCGACATGGATTATGTCCTGTCGATGCTGGAGAGCCTGCTGAAGATCCCGAGCCCGACCGGCTATACCGACGAGATCGTGCATTTCTGCGGGCGCGAACTGAAGCGGCTGGGCATCCCGTTCGAGCTGACCCGGCGCGGCGCCATCCGCGCCGACATCAAGGGCCGGCTCAACAGCCCGGACCGGGCGATCGTCGCCCATGTCGATACGCTGGGCGCCCAGGTGAAGGGCCTGAAGTCCAACGGCCGGCTGGAGGTGGTCGCCATCGGCACCTGGTCCGCCCGGTTCGCCGAGGGTGCCCGCTGCACGATCTTCACCGACCACGGCTCCTACCGCGGGACGATCCTGCCGCTGAAGGCGTCGGGCCACACCTACAACGAGGAGATCGACACCCAGCCCGTCGCCTGGACCAACCTGGAGGTCCGGGTGGACGCGGTCTGCTCCAACACGGCGGACCTGATCCGGCACGGCTTCAATGTCGGCGACTTCGTCGCGATCGACCCGCAGCCCGAATTCCAACCCAACGGCTTCATCAATTCCCGCCACCTGGACGACAAGGCGGGCGTCGCGGTGCTGTTCGGCGCGGCCAAGGCGGTGATCGACGCCGGCGTGGAACTGCCGGTCGATTGCCACCTGCTTCTGACCATTTCGGAAGAAGTCGGCTCGGGAGCCTCGTCGGTCCTGCACGGCGACGTGGCGGAAATGGTCTCCATCGACAACGCGACCCCGGCGCCGGGGCAGAACAGCCGCGAATCGGGCGTCACCATCGCGATGGCCGACAGCACCGGCCCGTTCGATTACCACCTGACCCACAAGCTGCTGGATCTGTGCTCGGACTACGACATCCGGCATCAGCGGGACATCTTCCGCTTCTACCGGTGCGACAGCGCCGCCGCGATCGAGGCCGGCAACGACATCCGCACTGCCCTGGTCTGCTTCGGCGTGGACAGCTCCCATGGCTACGAGCGCACCCACGTCCATGCGCTTCGCTCCCTGGCCGAACTGGTGGCGCTCTACATGCAGAGCGACGTCACCTTCGAACGCGACCGCCACGCCATGGGCCCGCTGACCGGCTTCCCGCACCAGAAGACCGAGCCGGCCGAAGCGGCCGAATAG